GAGGCCATACCAATCATTTTATTAAGTAATAGTTTCCTTATTGATGCACTATTTAAAGTCAAAACAATAAAGTCAGGGAACAATGATTCTTCAATATATTTTAATCGTATTGTCTTATCGGATAAAATTAAATTAAATTGAAGTCGGTCAACTTTACATGCTATACCTGTTCTGTTTATTGGACCTGCTCTTGTTATTAAAATATCCCCAACTTGTACTATTTGTTTTGGGTTGATTTCATAATTTGTGGGCAATACCTTATTTGCGTTTTCAATAAACTTATTTTGTTGTACAGCAGTAGTTGTGAGAACTCCCCATTCCTCATTTATAACCGGTCTTTTCTCACAATTGGGACTTTTACCAGAATCTGAATATAATAATGTATGACCTAACCTACACCAAACCCAACCCTCAGGTAAATCATAAGGAATTTCTTCTTTTGTGATTTTAGGTAAGGCTTTTTCCTTTTTTATTTTTTTGTCTTTGATTAATTGTGCTTTCTCTTCTTGGATGCGTTTTAGAAGATTACTAGCATGGTGAGATCCTTCGCTTTGCTCTGGATGACAAGAACGCCAATCTGCTGTTAGTTTTCCTTGCACAGCCAATTGTAAAACCGTTTCTCTTAACTTTTTAATGTTAGTGGTTTCATTAAAGAAACTTTTAAAATGGTCTTGTAAAAAAGTCCATTCTTGGTTAGCTTTATTTGTGGTGAGTTGATTTAAAGCAGATGTTACAAAATCTTCTTTTAAACCAATACGTTCCACCGTTAATTGCTCTAATTGCTCTACTTCTTTAAAAAGGGTTTTTACTACTTTTACGATTACTTTTTGTTCTTCTAGTGGCGGAATAGGAATTGGTGCATTCAATAAATTTTTATCATTTATTGCAGGATAGGCAACTCCTTTACTAAAAGTATCAACGTAGTCAACAAAATAAAAAGACCGTAATAAATGGTATAAATAAAATGGTGAGCAACCTAAAATTGGATTTAATATTGAAAATGCTGTACTTGCAATGGCTTCGTTCTCAAAATCCCTATCTACACAAGCAATATTTAAAAGATATGGCCTAACGGTTGAGTATATTACACACCCTTTTTGTACAATTTTTCTAGCTCTTGAAGGCGCTTCATCAGGATTTAAAATATTTAAATCACTCTTAATAATTCCCAATTGATTATCTATAGAAGCAACATCAATATATTCAAAATTTCTATCGGGTGTTTTTTGCCCAAAATTGTGTGTATAAATTCCAAGCCTTGTAAACATCCAACTTTCAGGTACTCTATAAGGAATTTCTTCTTCAATTAATTTAGGTAGTACTTTTTCTTTTTTTATCTTTTTATCCTTAACAAGCTGCTCCTTCTCTTTTTGTATTCTTTTTAATAATTCCGAAGCAGGTTCAACATCAGGATTTTCCGCTCTCCAATTCGCTGTCAGTTTTCCTTGTATTGCCAATTGCAAAATCAAGCCTTTTAATTCTTGGGCATTTTTAGGTCTAACCGTAAGTTCTTTAAAATGTTGTAGTAGTTTCATATATAATTATGAGATTGCTTCTATTGATGAGATTGCCACGTCGTGCCTCCTCGCAATGACAGTCTATTTTAAAGCTTCTGTTAATACGTTAATAATTTCATCTTGTATGGTAGAAATTTTTTGTTCGGTGGTTCTAAATTTTTCTAATAAGACTTCTGGGCTTGCTAAAGTATCTATCTCTTGGTGTGGGTTTTTAATATCTAAATTATAACCTCTTTTTTTAATGTCTTCTATAGAGACTTTCCAAGCTTGTGTGTTTTCTTCGCGATTGTTCCACCATGCTTTTTCAATATCGAATTCCTTGATATTGATAGGATTTCCTTTATTGTAACTTTTTACACCCTCTGGATATGGATGTTCGTAATACCAAATTTCTTTAGTGGGTGTTCCTTTTTCAAAAAATAGTAAATTAGTTTTAATACTAGTGTAAGGGTTAAACACACCATTTGGCAAACGCACAATAGTATGTAGGTTACATTTGTCTAATAATTCTTCTTTTAGGCGTGTTTTCATACCTTCGCCAAACAACGTTCCATCTGGTAATACAATAGCACAACGTCCTTTGTCTTTTAAAAGCTTAATGATTAAGGCTAGGAATAAATCGGCAGTTTCTTTGGTTCTAAACTTTTTAGGAAAATTGGTTTCGGTACCATCTTCTTCTACGCCTCCAAAAGGTGGATTAGATAGGATGATATCCAATTTATCTTTTGCGCCCCAATCGGCATAGGGCTTGCCTAGTAAATTATCTCTACGCACTACAGGTAAATCGAAACCGTGTAGCATTAAATTAGTGGTACACAGTAAATGTGGCAATGGTTTTTTTTCTACACCACGAATGGAGGTTTGTAAAATATCTCTATCTTTTGGTGTTTTTACTTGACTGCGTACGCCATCAATAGTACAAGTTAAAAACCCACCTGTTCCACAAGCAGGATCTAGTACGGTTTCCCCTAACTGTGGTTTAATCATATCTACCATAAACTGTGTTACGGCTCTTGGTGTGTAATACTCACCTGAAGAACCTGCAGATTGTAGGTCTTTTAAAATGGTTTCGTATATATCATTAAACACATGACGTTCAGAAGTGCTATTAAAATCGATCTCGTTAATTACGTTTATGACTTGACGGAAGAGTGTTCCGTTTTTCATAAAGTTATAGGTATCATCAAATACCGAACGTATAATTTTTGCTTGAGGACTTATAGTAATATCCAACTCTTTTAATGCTGGAAATAACTCCGTTTCTATAAACTCCATTAAAGCATCACCTGTTAAGCCTTCATCATCTGCTGCCCAGTTTTGCCATTTTAAGTGTTCAGGGATTGGGCTTTCGTAATTGTCTATGGTGATTTCCCATTCTTCTTCTTTGTCGGCAAATATTTTCATAAAAAGCATCCAGACCATTTGCGAAATTCGTTGCGCATCGCCATCTACTCCTGTGTCTTTACGCATGATATCGCGTATGCCTTTTATGTTGGTTGTTATGTTACTCATTTTTGTTTTTTAGATAACTTATGATTCTATATTCTCTTCAATTAATTCTTCTTCAGGTTTTGAAAATTCACCAACCTTTACTTTTTCATATATTTTAGGCATAATTGATTTTGCACGTTCTGCGATAAATGTTTCAAAATCATTATTCTTCACTGCTTTAATAGCTTCAACTGAAATAAAGTGACTTTCTAAATCTGATTTTATATTCGGATTCTTGGAAATATAATCAGCAATATATTCAGATGGTAATTTATTAGAAATTTCACGATTTAATCTTCCAGATATTAGTGCAAAATTAAGTAGTGAATTGATTCCTTTAGCTGTTGTACCGAATTTATCTTTTAAAGAATACGGGAAGAAATGGTGATTCTCTTTACCATTAGATTTTGCAATATTAGATTTATCTAACATCACGGGAATACTGTTATCAAAATCTTTAGGGTTTTTTAGAGCCATCAAACAAACCACTCCGTTTTTGATGACAGATTTAGTTTGCATATTAACTTTAGCAAGTTCTTTTAAGGTTAATGAAACACCAAAAACATTTTCTTGCAGTTGCTCTTTGATTAATTTAGTTATCCAGTCTGCGTCGTCTTTCATTTTAGTTAAACTAGAGCTAGAAAAACGTGCAGAAAAGGTAGCTGTCCAAAACCAATTCTCTATAAACTTAAAGTGGCTGGCTGCAATACTTTTCTTTTTAGATTTATAAAAATAATACTGTAAAATTGGAAGAAAAGCATTGTAAGGTAAATAACTAATAAAACGAACTCCAAATATTTTTACAAAATCTAAAGTTAATCGAATACTCTCAGCTGTTTTATCCCAATATTCATCACATATTGCGGCTGTTAGGTTTAATTGATTTTTGTTTTTACAATCTCCAAAAGCATTTAATGATAAGGATTGAATAAATACTTCATTTTCTACACCTCCAAAAGCTTTGACATTTGTTTCATTATTAAATATTTTAATCTTATCTCTTAAATCGAAATCTGGAGACCAAGCACTAGCGTGAACTAAATCGAATAATGACAATCTTTTACCTCCTTGATTTATTCTTTCAAAAATGGTAACAACTTCATCAAGCTCCATTTTTAAAGTCTTAATTATACTAATAGGATAATCTGAAAATACCTGTTGGCAATTACTCCAATTTTCATGAAGTTTTGTGTTGTTATCATTATCATATAAGACATACTTAGTTAATACTTTGCCATATTCTGATGTGTCAAAAAGCTTCCAAGCAGGAATATTATGATTTTCATTTTTAAGACGAGGAATATGAAACATCTGCTTTTCCACATTATAACAAATTGAAGAAAAATCTGTTTTCCCTATAGTTTTCCCTTTTAAAGCAACATAAAGAGAGGTAATACGTTGTTGTCCATCTAAAATAAAACTAAAATAATTTGATTCTGGATTTTCAGGCAAATTCAAATCTTTAATCTCACGACAAAAGTTTTTATATTCTTTACCAGCTTCCCAAATAAAAAATGAACCAATAGGATATTGACTTTGTATACTATTAAGTAATTTCACTATTTTACTTCTTTCCCAAACATAGCCACGTTGAAATCTTGGGATTTTCATATTACCATTTTCTAATTGGTTGAAAACTTTTTGAAGATTCCAGTTATTGATAATTTCAATTCTTTGTTCCATTAGGCAATATTATATATTTCGTTTTCTAATTCTTTAACTGCTTCTTCAAAATCTTTACGTTTACCAAAAGCTCTCACCAATTCTACAGGCGAGCCCATTTCATTTAAAGGTTTCACTTTAAGTACAGAACCTTGTTCTATACTCACAATACCTTCCTTTTCATATTTATCTAATAAGCTATTTAAAACCTTTTGTGCGGTTTCGCTGTACTTCGTAAAATAGTTACGTTTGCGTACGTTGTTGGCTCGTTCTTGTCGCGTTAAAGCAGGTTGATCGAAGGCAATGTGGCAGATTAAATCGAAATCGTCTAAATCTTTTCCTACCTCTTCACGCAAGGCTTCAAGAAGAACTCCATGTTCTGCAAGCTCTTTTATTAATTCCTCTTTCTTTTCAGACTCATTCCATCGTTGAATAAAATCGTCTAAGGAGGCAAACTCTTTCGTAATATTTTTTCTTGAATAATCTTTTAAGGACTCTGTAATTAGCTTTCCGTCTTTTCCGTAATACTGAACACGTTCATTAACCACCGATACAGGTATTTGGTTGACGTAGAATTTTTTCACTTCATGTTCCCCTCCATCGATATTAATATCAGGTGGCGTTGGTGGAAATAGATCTGGATTATTGGGTTCTCCACTATCTGGTAGTGTTGGTTCAATAGTATCTGGTGGTACCACTGAACCACCTGGTTCTGGTTCATAAATTTGAACAGGGTCACCATCAAAATCAGGTCTTGCGAATATGTTGGTGGCTTTTCTAAAATCCATAATCGTAAAATAGACTTTACCTTCCGCTTCACGTATTCGTGTACCTCTACCTATTATTTGTTTGAATTCAGTCACAGACTGTATATTAGATTCCAAAACAATCACTTTAACCATTTTGGTATCAATACCAGTGGTTAACATTTTAGAAGTAGTAGCTATAACAGGAAAGCGTTCTTCTACATCTGTAAAATTATCTAATTCTTGCTTTCCTACTTCATCATCACCAGTAATTTTCACGCAGTAATTCCAGTGTTTTGCAACTAAATCGGCATTCTCATTTATTAATGCTTGTCGCATTCTATTTGCATGGTCTATATCTACACAAAACACAATTGTTTTTGCGAAACGGTCTGTTGCTTTTAGATACTCTGTAATTTTTTTCGCAATTAATTCTGTGCGTTCGTCTATAGCTAACGTTCTATCGTAATCTTTTAAATTATAAATACGGTCTTTTACTTCATTTCCATACTTATCAATTAAGCCAGCTGTTGGTCTCCAGCCTTCATCTACATTTGTTGTAATTCGCACCACTTTATAAGGCGCTAAAAAGCCATCATCAATTCCCTGTTTTAAGGAATAAGTATATACTGGCTCACCAAAATACTCCATATTAGAAACGTCTTTAGTTTCTTTAGGCGTTGCTGTAAGTCCTATATGTGTTGCAGAACTAAAATAAGTCAATACGTCTCTCCAAGCAGAAGCTTCAGACGCACTACCTCTATGACATTCGTCAATAACTATTAAATCGAAAAAATCTGGACTAAATTCTTTGTAAGCATTTTTATCTTCATCATTAGAAGTCAAACCTTGATATAAAGCGAAGTATATTTGATAGGATTTATCAATCTTTCGGTTTTTAATAATGTGCATGATATCATTCCCGAAAGGCGAGAAATCACCATTTTTTGTTTGCGTTAATAAGGCATTTCTATCTGCTAAAAATAAAATTCGCTTTTTAACTCCTGTTTTCCAAAGGCGCCAAATAATATTAAAAGCTGTGTAGGTTTTGCCTGTTCCGGTTGCCATTACCAAGATGATGCGTTGTTGCTCCTTTGCAATAGCTTCTAAAGTTCTATTAACGGCATTTTGCTGATAGTATCTAGGCTTCATACCGCTTTCATCAGCATAATAGTTTTTCCCTACTATTTCTTGAGCTTTTGGGGTTTCAATTTTTTTATGTTCTAAATATTTCTTCCACAAGGTTTCAGGTGAAGGAAAACTGTTTAATGTTAACTCTTCTTCTAAAGTTCCGTCTGTTCTTGTTTTATCATGAAATACAAAAGAATCACCATTGGAAGTGAATATAAATGGAACTTGCAGAATTTCAGAATATTCCAGAGCTTGTTGCATACCATGTCCAACAGGCTTTTTATTATCTTTTGCCTCAATAATAGCTATTGGAATATTAGATTTGTAATAGAGGATATAATCCGCACGTTTACTTTTTCCACGTGTGTATAAGTTCCCTTGAACAATGATTCGACCATCCGTAAATGAGACTTCTTCTCTAACTTGGGTTCTCATATTCCAGCCTGCTTTTTGAAGGGCTGGATTTATAAACTTACTGCAAATATCTCTTTCTGACAGGTCTTTTTTGTTCATAGATTCAACATGAAGTTTTAGTAAAAATAAATTTAATTAATTTTTTTACTATCATTTTACAAGAAGAGTTTAAAGATAGAAAAAGTAAATATATAAGCATTATATATTACTGAAATTTAAAAGTGTTATGTTTATCCTTTTATATCAATCACAGTCACATTTATACTTATAAATATATTTATGAAACCGTTCGCCATAACTGGTTCCTATAGCGTATAAACCATTATAAAAAGCATTCCAATTGGATAGCGGTATTCCACAGAATATATATTCTTTACCATATAAACTATATTCATTTGTCTTTATATTGGCTATTACAGCCAAATTACCATCCACCTCATAACATGCAACACTTTTTAACCATGAGGAATTTATTAACTGCATAGCGTTCACACTTCCTTTCTTTTTTCCTTCCTTTTTTACAAAAGTTAACAGCTCATTACATCTAACATCCTGAGAATATACATTCAAGGTGCAAAAAATAACCATTATAGAAATTACATAATTCTTAAAACTTGTATTCATAATACCAAATTTATATTCTTAAACTATTTTCTCATGTCTTCAACGAAACGAGCTGTAGCGTCTCTCATAAAGTCCTCTAATATATCCTTTTCTACAACTACATATCCTTCTCGTTCTTTCTCAATACGCTTCATTCGTTTTTTAAATGACTCATTTATCTCACACCCTAACCCTTCTGCACATGGTGCGTAATGGAATTTGTATGTTCCTGCAAATTCATTATTATCTATTAAAACAACCTTAAATTCCACAATAGCACCATATTGCTTGTATGGGTCTTTAAGGAGACCATTCCTTCCTTTATCCGTAAAATACTTATTCGTTTCATAAATAACCTCACTATCAAGTTTAATGAGTTCAATTATTAAATCCGTATCTGTTTTAGCCTTCAACTTTGCATAATCCACGGTGTTTTCATTATTAGAAATAACCTGATTAAATAAATTACGGTCTCTTACTATAAAACCTTGACTTAAAAACTCCTTCTCAATCGCACTGTATAGGCTACTGACATCATTTTCTTCTGTGGCTTGTCCGGTATTTGGTGTTCTTAAAACAATTTTGGGAGACGGATTGTTATTCAAAAATTCGGACAATCTTTCTGTTGTCGTAATTTCATCTCCTGCTGGATTGAACTTGATGTATTTAGGTGAACAACTTAAAACTAATAATAGTAGAGGTAATAAGGTATATTTTTTCATGTTATTTATAAATTGATTAGTATCATCAAACCTATAACAATCAACCAAATTTACCTTACGGGAACCCGTATTATAATATTAATTATAAGTTATCCTTCTAAATTTCAAAACCAAAACCACCTTCATTCCATCCATCACTTTGCAATCACTTTCAAAAGTAAGTCCTGATAATTTCCTGACCTTTATAGGTTTATACATCTCGGAAATAAGAATTAAAAGATTTACAATAAGTAAGCACCTAAATTCTTACACCCCACTCGCTTTCTTTTACAAGTTCCCAGGTAACACCAAGCATTTTATTTCTGCAAACTCATATAAATACCTATATATTTGCATTCTTATAATTAGGATTTCTAGGAAACCCTAAAAAAAACAAATTAACCAACTGACAATAGGTTAGAGATATAATGGATTTACGCTAACTATGTATAATCACGTTTTAAAAATTACTTTATTCCTAGTTTTGGCTGTTTCTCATATTGGCTTTTCGCAAATAGAGGAAAAAGACAAAAATGCAACCGATAGTGTTTATGAGAAGATTGAAAACTTTTCAGAAAAATCGAAATCAACAAAATTCCTACACAATCTTATTTTTAAAAATAAAACCAATCAAAACCGAAAAACCACGGTTCCTAAAAGATCCAATTTTCGTGATGTAGAAAATAAAATCGTTAGACATATTTATGTTGACAGTCACGATCCCTTCGGGTTTTCCTTTACCGACTCCACAGAAACCGCAAATAGTTGGCTGGAAAAAGCAGGGAATACAGTTCATTTAAAATCCAAAGATTTTGCCATTAGAAATTACTTGATGTTTGAAAAAAATCAACCTTTAGACAGTTTATTACTAATAGAATCAGAACGTTTATTGAGGTCTCAAGATTTTATTAGAGAAGTTGCCTTTAAGGTGGAGCATGTGGCAGGTAGTAGGGATTCTGTGGATGTGTATATAACAACTTTAGATTCTTGGAGTTTAATCCCTAGTGGCTCCATTTCCAGTTCCAAACTGAAAGTAAAATTACGAGAGGAAAATTTTCTAGGTTTTGGACATCAATTCAAAATGCGCTATGACACTAGATTTAGCGACAATAAATCGGCTTATGATGTGCGCTACGCGGTTTCAAACTTTAAAAACACCTATATCAATTCGGCTGCAGGTTATACCACAACTTTGGAGGGTGCTAAAAGTAAATATTTAAACATAGAACGTCCATTTTTCTCGGCCTATACCAAGTGGGCAGCAGGTGTTTATATAGACGAACAATTTGCACGAAAATGGTTACCAGATGCGAACATGGATTTAGGTGTTCAAGATTTAAAATACCAATCTCAAGATCTGTGGGCAGGCTATTCTTTCGATTTATTTAAGGGAAATACCGAACGCGAACGAACAACAAATATAATTACGTCATTCCGGTTTTTAAATCTCAATTACAGAGAACCCCCTTCCTTGGCCTATGATAGTATTCAATACTTTTCAAGTGAAACATTTTATTTAGGAAGCATTGGTATTTCCTCCAGACAGTTTGTGGACGATCGCTATCTATTCAGAGATGGTATTATAGAAAGTGTTCCTGTAGGTGATTATTTGGCTATTATTGCTGGAAATCAACGAAAAAACAGTCAGAACCGCTTGTATCTGGGGGCTAAAGTTGGACATGGCAATTATTACAATTGGGGCTACTTAAGTCTTAATATGGAATATGGGACTTTTTTTAATACATCTAAAAAAGAACAAACGGCCTACTCCTTTAGCGCCAATTATTTTACGAATTTAATATCCTTGGGGAGCACATGGAAAATGCGTCAATTTATTAAGTCGCAGGTATTAATTGGCAAAAACCGTTTAAATTCAGTCGGTGACCGCGTTACCATAGATGAATACAATGATTTTAGAAATTATTACGACGTAGAAAATGCCAATAACGAAAATATGGGAATACCGGGTTTTGATAGTGACCTGCTAGGAACCTCCAAGTTTTTAATAACACTCCAAACGCAATTTTATCCGCCTTGGGAACTTATGGGTTTCCGCGTTAATCCCTATTTAAATATTAAATCGGCTTTATTGGGTACTGAAAACACCAAGCTTATTTCTAGTAAACTGTATTCATCATTTTCGGCCGGTGTTATCCTGAAAAATGATTATCTCGTGTTTGAATCCATTCAATTATCCATATCCTTCTACCCCTCTATACCAACGGAGGGTAATTCTATTTTTACAACAAACGCCATTAGCGTGGACGATTTTAATCTTCCAGGGTTTGAATTGGGCAAACCAGCACCAATCTGGTATAATTAAAAATTAAGATGCCTAAAACACGGCTTCTTATTCAGCAATTAAAAGGCTTGTAAATGAAAAAAGCGCACAAAATTTGTGCGCTTAAAAAACTCCCCTGTTTTTATCTCAATAAATAGCAAAGCAAACATAAGGTGCTTTAGCTGTACTTCCTTACTGTTTTCCGTAATGGGTGGTAAATAATTAAATAAGCCCTAAATCTTTAACAATAGCCACTAAATGAATGGCGTTTTTGGCTTTAAATTGAATGCGGAGTTTATTAAGTCGTTTTTCAATGGAACTCAAACTACTAGGCGACATGCCTTTTGCCTTGTATTGCTGACTGATTTGCTCCTGGGATAAGCCTAAAGACAATTGCTTTAATAATAAAATATCATAATCATCAATTTCCAAATCAGACGTCTTACGCAAAGCTTGCGATACCACTTCTGATACATAGCGTTCGTTATGATAAACGGCCTGTATGGCTTCGTTTAACTCAATAAGTCCGCGTCTGCCCTTGCAAACATAGGCTTTCACTCCATAATCATTTATAAGGCGTTTTACGGTTTGAATCCTGTCTTCAATGGAATAAACAATAATTTTTAAATCGGGAAAACTAGTATGTAATGCTTTTATTAAGTCTTCTCCGGATGCATATTTTTGATCTCTATGATCTTTTTTAAATGATAAATCTGTTATCAATAAATCGTAAGGTTCATTATTTAAACGGGCACTTTGAATCCGTAAATAGGCATCGTCACAATATTGAACGGAGGTGACATCGGTTATTTTTAAGGTATCCAGAATGGTTAACATTCCTAAATTAATACTAATTAAATCGTCTGAAACTATAACTTTTTTAAACATCTTAAACGGTAATAAAAGCACTAAAGCCTTGG
Above is a window of Bizionia sp. M204 DNA encoding:
- a CDS encoding restriction endonuclease subunit S; the protein is MKLLQHFKELTVRPKNAQELKGLILQLAIQGKLTANWRAENPDVEPASELLKRIQKEKEQLVKDKKIKKEKVLPKLIEEEIPYRVPESWMFTRLGIYTHNFGQKTPDRNFEYIDVASIDNQLGIIKSDLNILNPDEAPSRARKIVQKGCVIYSTVRPYLLNIACVDRDFENEAIASTAFSILNPILGCSPFYLYHLLRSFYFVDYVDTFSKGVAYPAINDKNLLNAPIPIPPLEEQKVIVKVVKTLFKEVEQLEQLTVERIGLKEDFVTSALNQLTTNKANQEWTFLQDHFKSFFNETTNIKKLRETVLQLAVQGKLTADWRSCHPEQSEGSHHASNLLKRIQEEKAQLIKDKKIKKEKALPKITKEEIPYDLPEGWVWCRLGHTLLYSDSGKSPNCEKRPVINEEWGVLTTTAVQQNKFIENANKVLPTNYEINPKQIVQVGDILITRAGPINRTGIACKVDRLQFNLILSDKTIRLKYIEESLFPDFIVLTLNSASIRKLLLNKMIGMASSQVNISQANIKGICFPFPPLEEQKAIVEKVNGLMGLCDALEQEVQQSQEHSEMLMQSCLREVFEGEKVEEKI
- a CDS encoding N-6 DNA methylase, with the protein product MSNITTNIKGIRDIMRKDTGVDGDAQRISQMVWMLFMKIFADKEEEWEITIDNYESPIPEHLKWQNWAADDEGLTGDALMEFIETELFPALKELDITISPQAKIIRSVFDDTYNFMKNGTLFRQVINVINEIDFNSTSERHVFNDIYETILKDLQSAGSSGEYYTPRAVTQFMVDMIKPQLGETVLDPACGTGGFLTCTIDGVRSQVKTPKDRDILQTSIRGVEKKPLPHLLCTTNLMLHGFDLPVVRRDNLLGKPYADWGAKDKLDIILSNPPFGGVEEDGTETNFPKKFRTKETADLFLALIIKLLKDKGRCAIVLPDGTLFGEGMKTRLKEELLDKCNLHTIVRLPNGVFNPYTSIKTNLLFFEKGTPTKEIWYYEHPYPEGVKSYNKGNPINIKEFDIEKAWWNNREENTQAWKVSIEDIKKRGYNLDIKNPHQEIDTLASPEVLLEKFRTTEQKISTIQDEIINVLTEALK
- a CDS encoding DUF262 domain-containing protein, whose protein sequence is MEQRIEIINNWNLQKVFNQLENGNMKIPRFQRGYVWERSKIVKLLNSIQSQYPIGSFFIWEAGKEYKNFCREIKDLNLPENPESNYFSFILDGQQRITSLYVALKGKTIGKTDFSSICYNVEKQMFHIPRLKNENHNIPAWKLFDTSEYGKVLTKYVLYDNDNNTKLHENWSNCQQVFSDYPISIIKTLKMELDEVVTIFERINQGGKRLSLFDLVHASAWSPDFDLRDKIKIFNNETNVKAFGGVENEVFIQSLSLNAFGDCKNKNQLNLTAAICDEYWDKTAESIRLTLDFVKIFGVRFISYLPYNAFLPILQYYFYKSKKKSIAASHFKFIENWFWTATFSARFSSSSLTKMKDDADWITKLIKEQLQENVFGVSLTLKELAKVNMQTKSVIKNGVVCLMALKNPKDFDNSIPVMLDKSNIAKSNGKENHHFFPYSLKDKFGTTAKGINSLLNFALISGRLNREISNKLPSEYIADYISKNPNIKSDLESHFISVEAIKAVKNNDFETFIAERAKSIMPKIYEKVKVGEFSKPEEELIEENIES
- the hsdR gene encoding EcoAI/FtnUII family type I restriction enzme subunit R is translated as MNKKDLSERDICSKFINPALQKAGWNMRTQVREEVSFTDGRIIVQGNLYTRGKSKRADYILYYKSNIPIAIIEAKDNKKPVGHGMQQALEYSEILQVPFIFTSNGDSFVFHDKTRTDGTLEEELTLNSFPSPETLWKKYLEHKKIETPKAQEIVGKNYYADESGMKPRYYQQNAVNRTLEAIAKEQQRIILVMATGTGKTYTAFNIIWRLWKTGVKKRILFLADRNALLTQTKNGDFSPFGNDIMHIIKNRKIDKSYQIYFALYQGLTSNDEDKNAYKEFSPDFFDLIVIDECHRGSASEASAWRDVLTYFSSATHIGLTATPKETKDVSNMEYFGEPVYTYSLKQGIDDGFLAPYKVVRITTNVDEGWRPTAGLIDKYGNEVKDRIYNLKDYDRTLAIDERTELIAKKITEYLKATDRFAKTIVFCVDIDHANRMRQALINENADLVAKHWNYCVKITGDDEVGKQELDNFTDVEERFPVIATTSKMLTTGIDTKMVKVIVLESNIQSVTEFKQIIGRGTRIREAEGKVYFTIMDFRKATNIFARPDFDGDPVQIYEPEPGGSVVPPDTIEPTLPDSGEPNNPDLFPPTPPDINIDGGEHEVKKFYVNQIPVSVVNERVQYYGKDGKLITESLKDYSRKNITKEFASLDDFIQRWNESEKKEELIKELAEHGVLLEALREEVGKDLDDFDLICHIAFDQPALTRQERANNVRKRNYFTKYSETAQKVLNSLLDKYEKEGIVSIEQGSVLKVKPLNEMGSPVELVRAFGKRKDFEEAVKELENEIYNIA
- a CDS encoding DUF5932 domain-containing protein, translating into MFKKVIVSDDLISINLGMLTILDTLKITDVTSVQYCDDAYLRIQSARLNNEPYDLLITDLSFKKDHRDQKYASGEDLIKALHTSFPDLKIIVYSIEDRIQTVKRLINDYGVKAYVCKGRRGLIELNEAIQAVYHNERYVSEVVSQALRKTSDLEIDDYDILLLKQLSLGLSQEQISQQYKAKGMSPSSLSSIEKRLNKLRIQFKAKNAIHLVAIVKDLGLI